One stretch of Pontiella desulfatans DNA includes these proteins:
- a CDS encoding alpha/beta hydrolase has product MNSDFSIDTPDHPKLCGRHWLPNDGVKAVVCLVHGLGEHCGRYGHVADALNQAGYAVVAIDLRGHGRSGGRRGHARNYDELMADISKLLEKAGELHPGLPVFLYGHSLGGNLVLHHVLSQQPRLAGVIATASLLRLTHEPPAWKTGLLHILNALHIQCPIPSGLDDTALSRDINVVRSYRNDPLTHDRISPSLATAMVRFGQWNIEHASDFPCPLLLMHGDADRITSAEASREFANIAGDRCTLKIWDGFYHEIHNEPGNAEVLGELTNWLDHCL; this is encoded by the coding sequence GTGAATTCCGACTTCTCCATAGACACGCCCGATCATCCGAAGCTGTGCGGCCGGCACTGGTTGCCGAATGATGGTGTCAAAGCCGTGGTTTGCCTGGTTCACGGACTCGGCGAACATTGCGGACGCTACGGCCATGTGGCCGATGCGCTAAACCAGGCAGGCTATGCCGTTGTGGCCATCGACCTGCGCGGACACGGGCGCTCCGGAGGCCGGCGCGGGCATGCCCGGAACTATGACGAGCTCATGGCCGACATCTCCAAGCTACTGGAAAAGGCCGGGGAGCTTCATCCCGGCCTTCCCGTTTTCCTCTATGGCCACAGCCTCGGCGGAAACCTCGTCCTCCACCATGTCCTCAGCCAGCAACCCAGGCTGGCTGGAGTTATTGCCACCGCCTCGCTGCTCCGGCTGACCCACGAACCGCCCGCATGGAAAACCGGACTGCTGCATATCCTGAATGCATTGCACATCCAATGCCCCATCCCCAGCGGGCTCGACGACACCGCCCTTTCGCGCGACATCAACGTTGTCCGCAGCTACCGCAACGATCCGCTCACCCACGACCGTATCTCGCCGAGCCTCGCCACCGCCATGGTTCGGTTCGGCCAATGGAACATCGAACATGCTTCCGACTTCCCCTGCCCCCTGCTGCTGATGCACGGCGACGCCGACCGCATCACCTCCGCCGAGGCCTCGCGCGAATTCGCCAATATAGCGGGCGACCGCTGCACCCTGAAAATCTGGGACGGCTTCTACCACGAGATCCATAACGAACCAGGGAACGCCGAGGTTTTAGGCGAATTGACCAACTGGCTCGATCATTGCTTATAG
- a CDS encoding ABC transporter permease — MIKIENLRKTYQMGSVEVRALDGVSLTVEQGEYVAIIGASGSGKSTLMHILGLLDVPDAGTFEIDGTDVTKFSENELAAFRNRIMGFVFQQFNLLKRTSALENVGLPLIYARNGKKSDAANKMLDLVGLGDRISHHPNELSGGQQQRVAIARALVNNPSIIFADEPTGNLDSKSAKEIMEVMSELHAQGLTIILVTHDANVANHAQRIIEIKDGKILADFQNPDSPEVPRVGKVEQTKEAHAGFGHTLLEGITLVKQSIRSLAANKVRTALSALGIMIGVAAVIATVAVGNGAKAAVEESMSRLGSNLLMLYPQRRSRGGVSQGQGGSDSRLTTADVSAIRKEVEHVIRISPTCDGNAQLKAGNQNWSCRVQGVDPDYEAMRSYEPQLGRFFTDEEVHSRARVAVLGVTPVRELFGTDNPIGKQVKINRQTFTVIGVLPEKGSSGFRDYDDTAFVPLSTAMRRLFGKQYLDRVEIQIDEAQNMERAQTDILALVAQRHRTGTAANPFEIRNLAEIQDTMTETSTILSMLLSSIASIALIVGGIGIMNIMLVSVTERTREIGLRKALGARGSDIMSQFLIEALVISFFGGCLGIALGWCAGYLTQRFTPMTVLFTHESIYMAFGFSALIGVLFGIWPARKAAVLNPIDALRYE, encoded by the coding sequence ATGATCAAGATCGAAAATCTGCGGAAGACCTACCAGATGGGCTCGGTCGAGGTGCGTGCGCTCGACGGGGTCTCACTCACGGTCGAGCAGGGCGAATATGTCGCCATCATCGGCGCGTCCGGTTCCGGAAAATCGACCCTGATGCATATTCTCGGCCTGTTGGATGTGCCCGACGCCGGCACCTTTGAGATCGATGGAACCGATGTCACCAAATTTTCCGAGAACGAGCTGGCGGCCTTCCGCAACCGGATCATGGGCTTCGTCTTCCAGCAGTTCAACCTGCTCAAGCGCACCAGTGCCCTCGAAAACGTCGGCCTGCCCCTGATCTATGCCCGCAACGGCAAAAAATCCGATGCCGCCAACAAGATGCTCGATCTCGTCGGGCTCGGCGACCGCATCAGCCACCATCCCAACGAACTCTCCGGCGGCCAGCAGCAGCGCGTCGCCATTGCCCGTGCGCTGGTCAACAACCCCTCCATCATCTTCGCCGACGAACCCACCGGCAACCTCGACTCCAAGAGCGCCAAGGAAATCATGGAGGTCATGAGCGAGCTGCACGCGCAGGGCCTCACCATCATCCTCGTCACGCACGATGCCAACGTGGCCAACCATGCCCAGCGCATCATCGAAATCAAGGATGGCAAGATCCTCGCCGACTTCCAGAACCCCGATTCGCCCGAAGTGCCGCGCGTTGGCAAGGTCGAGCAAACCAAGGAAGCGCACGCCGGTTTCGGGCATACGTTGCTTGAAGGCATCACCCTGGTGAAACAATCGATCCGCTCGCTCGCCGCCAACAAGGTGCGCACGGCGCTCTCCGCGCTTGGCATCATGATCGGCGTCGCCGCCGTCATCGCCACCGTGGCGGTCGGCAACGGCGCCAAGGCCGCCGTGGAGGAATCGATGAGCCGCCTCGGCTCCAACCTGCTGATGCTCTATCCGCAGCGCCGCTCGCGCGGCGGGGTGAGCCAGGGCCAGGGCGGGAGCGACTCGCGGCTCACCACGGCCGATGTCAGTGCCATCCGCAAAGAGGTCGAGCATGTCATCCGGATTAGCCCCACGTGCGATGGCAACGCCCAGCTGAAGGCCGGCAACCAAAACTGGAGCTGCCGGGTGCAGGGCGTCGATCCCGACTACGAAGCCATGCGTTCCTACGAACCGCAGCTCGGCCGCTTCTTCACCGACGAGGAAGTCCACAGCCGCGCCCGCGTTGCCGTGCTCGGTGTGACCCCGGTGCGGGAACTCTTCGGAACGGACAACCCAATCGGCAAGCAGGTCAAGATCAACCGCCAAACCTTCACCGTGATCGGCGTCCTGCCGGAAAAAGGCAGCAGCGGGTTCCGCGACTACGACGACACCGCCTTCGTGCCTCTATCCACAGCCATGCGCAGGCTGTTCGGCAAACAATATCTCGACCGGGTGGAAATCCAGATCGACGAAGCCCAAAACATGGAACGCGCCCAGACCGATATCCTGGCGTTGGTTGCCCAGCGGCACCGCACCGGCACGGCCGCGAACCCCTTCGAAATCCGCAACCTCGCCGAAATCCAGGACACCATGACCGAAACCAGCACCATCTTGTCGATGCTGCTCTCCAGCATCGCCTCGATCGCGCTGATCGTCGGCGGCATCGGCATCATGAACATCATGCTGGTGTCGGTGACGGAGCGCACGCGCGAGATCGGCCTGCGCAAGGCGCTCGGCGCACGCGGGAGCGATATCATGTCGCAATTCCTCATCGAGGCGCTGGTCATCAGCTTCTTCGGGGGCTGCCTGGGCATTGCGCTGGGTTGGTGCGCGGGCTACCTCACGCAGCGCTTCACCCCCATGACGGTGCTCTTCACGCACGAATCCATCTACATGGCCTTCGGCTTCTCCGCGCTCATCGGCGTCCTCTTCGGCATCTGGCCCGCCCGCAAGGCCGCCGTCCTAAACCCCATCGACGCCTTGAGGTACGAGTAG